A genomic stretch from Cydia amplana chromosome 1, ilCydAmpl1.1, whole genome shotgun sequence includes:
- the LOC134662818 gene encoding mitochondrial import inner membrane translocase subunit Tim8 A-like isoform X2, giving the protein MTENKSIDPQIEDFINAETQKQRFQVLVHGLTDTCWDSCMGRPSTRMDSKTEVCIMNCVERFIDATTFITKRLMNTTKYRSDAPLEF; this is encoded by the exons ATGACAGAAAACAAAAGTATAGATCCGCAGATAGAAGACTTCATTAACGCCGAAACGCAAAAACAACGTTTCCAG GTGTTGGTTCACGGTCTTACCGACACATGCTGGGACTCCTGCATGGGCCGGCCCTCGACGCGCATGGATTCTAAAACGGAAGTATGCATTATGAACTGCGTTGAGCGCTTCATTGACGCAACCACATTCATTACGAAACGTTTGATGAACACTACTAAATACCGTTCGGACGCCCCGCTAGAATTCTAG
- the LOC134662831 gene encoding proteasome assembly chaperone 2: MVQINLWKFFDAGDLKGFTLIIPSVAVGNVGQLACDLLISSLNMKKIASVYSPALIPVAGYDPYDLKSSKLSTSCEAYKCGERQMVILQLRAPLVFEYAQTFLEDVVNQFKAKQINDIIVLTSSFAHEKKHIMTSPFRYLVSETSPYKECMKSLNWLVHESLEGGIKIYGGGFATQIFQICKEHDVPSLIIYKYCSEGDNIPDAYEMVNYLNNLLQFYNEGSDLMSELIQPVSWKLLFGRPPPRDIY; encoded by the coding sequence ATGGTTCAAATCAACCTTTGGAAGTTCTTCGATGCTGGTGATTTGAAGGGGTTTACATTGATAATTCCGAGCGTTGCAGTGGGAAATGTTGGGCAGCTTGCCTGTGACTTGCTAATTTCGTCTTTAAATATGAAGAAAATTGCATCGGTTTACAGCCCAGCTCTTATCCCTGTTGCTGGTTATGATCCGTACGACTTGAAATCAAGCAAACTTTCAACCAGTTGTGAAGCATACAAATGTGGAGAAAGACAAATGGTTATTCTACAGCTGAGAGCACCTCTTGTCTTTGAATACGCACAAACCTTCCTAGAGGATGTTGTAAACCAATTCAAAGCAAAACAAATTAACGATATTATTGTGCTCACCAGCAGTTTTGCTCATGAAAAGAAGCACATAATGACATCTCCCTTTAGATACTTAGTAAGTGAGACTTCACCATATAAAGAGTGCATGAAATCTTTGAATTGGTTGGTGCATGAGTCATTGGAAGGCGGCATTAAGATATACGGAGGGGGCTTTGCAACtcaaatatttcaaatttgtaAAGAGCATGATGTGCCCTCTctcataatatacaaatactgtTCGGAAGGAGACAATATTCCTGATGCCTATGAAAtggttaattatttaaataatcttCTCCAGTTTTATAATGAAGGATCAGATTTGATGTCTGAGTTAATACAGCCTGTGTCATGGAAGCTTCTGTTTGGCCGACCACCGCCTAgagatatttattaa
- the LOC134662818 gene encoding peroxisomal biogenesis factor 3-like isoform X1 has product MFSSVRNFLHRHRRKFIVTGAVFGGLYLLTSYAQKKLREWQEREAKKFFEMTRKKQHFESTERTCNQTILSLSKIVTDNILSSIDTERIVQELQENPENKLALWEQMKIMIFTRICVIVYALTILQVTLRIQLNIIGGYLYRDSVCEEEPLIDSDLQAKYLSLCHHFVSQGIEDFVKQIEQAVKRVVEPVSLKKKITLQEVEQLFWSIQTILCTDTVQGDPVKKMVHYLVGHTATTNGPKLDTIVKETMDVLESDEVTSIAMSSIGRSFSSVIDEVANLFATRSAPITKNHLEVGEGHVVTNGALRLGTSPSPFIDVNKVELHFVKILPLINELITKNTCKGNTNIPDLLTQQLTLNDKLKLLGANIYEVFSSS; this is encoded by the coding sequence ATGTTCTCCAGTGTACGAAACTTTTTGCACCGACACAGGAGGAAGTTTATTGTAACTGGTGCAGTATTCGGTGGGCTGTACTTACTAACAAGTTACGCTCAAAAAAAATTACGGGAATGGCAAGAAAGAGaagcaaaaaaattttttgagatGACTCGTAAAAAGCAGCACTTTGAAAGCACTGAACGGACTTGTAATCAGACAATTCTATCCTTGTCTAAAATTGTCACGGATAATATTTTGAGTTCTATAGACACTGAAAGAATTGTTCAAGAGTTGCAGGAGAACCCAGAAAACAAATTGGCTTTGTGGGaacaaatgaaaataatgattTTCACTAGAATCTGTGTCATTGTATATGCATTGACCATATTGCAAGTGACATTGAGAATTCAACTCAATATAATTGGAGGATATCTCTATAGAGACTCTGTATGTGAGGAGGAACCCCTTATTGACAGTGATCTACAAGCTAAATACTTATCTTTATGCCATCACTTTGTCAGCCAAGGCATTGAAGACTTTGTAAAGCAAATTGAACAAGCAGTCAAACGTGTTGTAGAGCCAGTGTCattgaaaaagaaaataacatTACAAGAAGTAGAACAATTGTTCTGGTCCATACAAACTATTTTATGTACTGATACAGTACAAGGAGATCCAGTAAAGAAAATGGTGCACTATTTAGTGGGGCACACTGCTACTACTAATGGACCAAAACTGGATACAATAGTAAAAGAAACTATGGATGTATTGGAAAGTGATGAGGTCACCTCAATAGCTATGTCCTCGATTGGCAGAAGTTTCTCATCTGTTATTGATGAAGTGGCAAATTTGTTTGCAACCAGGTCGGCTCCAATTACTAAGAACCATTTGGAAGTAGGAGAGGGTCATGTGGTCACAAATGGAGCTCTAAGGCTGGGTACAAGTCCCAGTCCATTCATAGATGTAAATAAAGTAGAATTgcattttgttaaaattttacCACTGATCAATGAACTGATCACTAAAAACACATGCAAGGGTAATACTAACATTCCAGATTTATTAACTCAACAGCTAACCCTCAATGACAAGTTAAAATTGTTGGGTGCAAATATTTATGAAGTATTCAGTAGTTCCTAA